From Drosophila suzukii chromosome 2R, CBGP_Dsuzu_IsoJpt1.0, whole genome shotgun sequence, a single genomic window includes:
- the PPP1R15 gene encoding protein phosphatase 1 regulatory subunit 15A: MSKFHTLMGALFDPFLFVLRLIANMSSPIYEQYRCGPSRPLSAGSRSLWKPNKVHQEAPEVKPLEVPEDLRIPQLQPDPLDPLATMMSFKLMAMDVVSQMQTALQNCVNAQSPPVAKMAGLELDALRRCVPSSCYFFIDLHPHHGFKETAEEAPTSQVPSDRNNNAGSSGGSAAKSSLQRQRSLSECSEDSFICFEDDAEEEDEDNEEDDEEDEDDDDDSSVQFAACGEEDDAEELKACECSNDSSTSVKKVRFNMKPEVHVMLAWDYAYRAARKSEWQVMARDRARFQQRIKRISPILNAVLTPVHRENVYQARFLHED, encoded by the exons CCTTATGGGCGCGCTGTTTGACCCCTTCCTCTTTGTTCTCCGCCTGATTGCGAACATGAGTTCCCCCATCTACGAGCAATATCGATGCGGGCCGTCGCGTCCCCTTTCCGCTGGCTCCCGTTCCCTGTGGAAGCCAAACAAGGTGCACCAGGAGGCACCCGAGGTCAAACCGCTCGAAGTACCCGAGGACTTGCGAATCCCGCAACTGCAGCCAGACCCCCTAGATCCGCTGGCCACCATGATGTCCTTTAAGCTGATGGCCATGGACGTGGTCAGCCAGATGCAGACCGCCCTGCAAAACTGTGTCAATGCCCAGAGTCCGCCCGTCGCCAAGATGGCGGGTCTCGAGCTGGACGCCTTGCGCCGCTGCGTGCCGTCCTCCTGCTACTTCTTCATCGACCTGCATCCGCATCACGGCTTCAAGGAAACCGCAGAGGAGGCCCCCACTAGTCAAGTGCCCAGTGACAGGAACAACAATGCAGGAAGTTCAGGAGGGTCGGCTGCCAAGAGCTCCTTGCAGCGGCAGCGGAGCCTCTCTGAGTGCAGCGAGGATAGCTTTATTTGCTTCGAGGACGACGCAGAGGAGGAGGATGAGGATAACGAGGAAGACGACGAAGAGGACGAGGATGATGATGACGACAGCAGCGTGCAGTTCGCGGCATGCGGCGAAGAAGACGATGCCGAGGAGCTCAAGGCCTGCGAATGCAGCAATGACAGCTCGACTTCCGTCAAGAAG GTTCGATTCAACATGAAACCCGAAGTTCACGTGATGCTCGCCTGGGACTACGCTTATCGGGCTGCCAGGAAGAGCGAGTGGCAGGTGATGGCGCGGGATCGGGCTCGCTTTCAGCAAAGAATTAAGCGAATTTCACCGATTCTTAACGCCGTCCTGACCCCAGTCCATCGGGAAAACGTCTACCAAGCTCGATTCTTGCACGAGGACTAG